One part of the Quercus lobata isolate SW786 chromosome 7, ValleyOak3.0 Primary Assembly, whole genome shotgun sequence genome encodes these proteins:
- the LOC115952395 gene encoding 39S ribosomal protein L46, mitochondrial, whose amino-acid sequence MQRSLTSLTKARGFCTKKLAAAAEKVVASVLFERLPVVIPKIDPVVYAFQEFSFRWRQQYRRRYPDELLDKSNSRGKGEYQMDYVPAPRITEADKKNDKKSLQRALDRRLYLLLYGKASGAPSDKHVWHFPEKVYETEETLRKCAETALESVIGDLSHTYFVGNAPMGHMVIQPTENESNSPSFKRFFFKSQVIATNKFKIGKCEDFVWVTKDEILEYFPEQAEFLNKMIIS is encoded by the exons atgcagagaTCGTTAACGTCTTTGACGAAAGCGCGTGGGTTCTGCACGAAGAAACTGGCGGCGGCGGCGGAGAAGGTCGTAGCCTCCGTACTGTTCGAGAGGCTTCCGGTTGTGATCCCTAAGATCGACCCTGTCGTTTACGCCTTTCAGGAGTTCTC gttTCGGTGGCGACAGCAATATCGACGTAGATATCCGGATGAGCTTTTAGATAAGTCTAATTCCAG GGGAAAAGGTGAATACCAAATGGATTATGTACCAGCTCCACGGATCACCGAAGCTGACAAAAAGAATGATAAGAA GTCACTACAGAGAGCACTTGACAGAAgactttatcttcttctctaTGGCAAAGCAAGTGGAGCTCCTAGTGATAAGCATGTCTGGCATTTTCCAGAAAAAGTTTATGAAACTGAGGAGACATTGCGTAAG TGTGCGGAGACTGCATTGGAATCTGTGATTGGAGACCTTTcccacacatattttgttgGAAATGCTCCGATGGGTCATATGGTTATACAGCCAACAGAGAATGAGTCAAACTCTCCATCTTTTAAG CGATTCTTCTTCAAGTCCCAAGTGATTGCAACCAACAAGTTCAAAATTGGGAAGTGTGAGGATTTTGTTTGGGTGACCAAGGAtgaaattttggaatattttcCTGAGCAAGCTGAATTTCTGAACAAAATGATCATCAGCTAA